The proteins below are encoded in one region of Clostridiaceae bacterium:
- a CDS encoding cyclic lactone autoinducer peptide, producing the protein MKKVIRIVVAVASTLAVLLATATAHACIPFFIYQPEAPKSLIKED; encoded by the coding sequence ATGAAGAAAGTTATACGCATAGTAGTAGCAGTAGCATCAACTTTAGCTGTTTTATTAGCTACTGCCACCGCACATGCATGCATTCCATTTTTCATTTACCAGCCCGAAGCACCAAAGTCCTTAATTAAAGAAGATTAA
- a CDS encoding Spo0E family sporulation regulatory protein-aspartic acid phosphatase, with amino-acid sequence MNKQKTVEAILLKISVVQDELHKLLNKENICSEKVIGKSHALDNLIVQYYNYIKKTNDKIR; translated from the coding sequence ATGAACAAGCAAAAGACTGTTGAAGCCATATTATTAAAAATTTCTGTCGTTCAGGACGAATTGCACAAACTTCTCAACAAAGAAAATATCTGTTCGGAAAAGGTTATAGGTAAGAGTCATGCTCTTGATAATCTTATTGTCCAATATTATAATTATATAAAGAAAACTAATGACAAAATTCGATAA
- a CDS encoding accessory gene regulator B family protein, producing MFIDNISSKITELIKRNSDVSEEKAEIINYGINIFIYETLIILIIFSVAIISGYFKYILTSFLVYGILRTFAGGAHAHTRAQCLITYVTVLTSVMLISKYLWSDSFLPAIFLFILNIIILVKYAPGDTVQKPFRSKKLKSRLKFLSILATVIVYSIALIAWHSDRLLYNVIILSTIPVMFLLHPIGYKALKCQHGS from the coding sequence ATGTTTATAGATAACATAAGCAGTAAAATCACCGAATTAATAAAGCGCAATTCGGATGTATCAGAAGAAAAAGCTGAAATTATAAATTATGGTATTAATATTTTTATATATGAAACGTTAATCATCCTAATAATCTTCTCCGTAGCAATTATTTCCGGATACTTTAAGTACATATTGACTTCATTTTTAGTATATGGTATTTTAAGAACATTTGCCGGAGGAGCTCATGCCCATACCCGTGCTCAGTGTTTGATTACATATGTTACCGTCTTGACATCGGTAATGCTTATTTCAAAGTATTTATGGTCGGATAGTTTCCTGCCCGCCATTTTCCTTTTTATATTAAACATCATTATTCTTGTTAAATACGCTCCTGGCGACACAGTACAAAAACCTTTCCGGAGTAAAAAATTAAAATCAAGGCTTAAATTTTTATCAATATTAGCTACTGTTATTGTCTATTCCATTGCTTTAATAGCATGGCACTCGGACAGATTGCTCTATAATGTCATCATACTTTCAACCATACCCGTTATGTTTCTGCTTCATCCAATAGGTTATAAAGCATTAAAATGTCAACATGGCTCTTAA
- a CDS encoding GHKL domain-containing protein yields MFNIWQLFSLILLGSVQLALQSAIILVLFKKEFNIRKVIIYAITFTILHQIPISFFPINNTAVSLVFYIIISIFSIKFILEFNYISSFFAAALLFITTAIMEYVGMAIFKISFGNYFDSLEWSKSFFTAIIMRALGLMLFLMTFLIIYYFRIQLRVPENMDKKRIIVIVISLLMTLLMVIPNISFFLHVIPTVPTSIYIFNAVSLLFFLLFNSYSSIKLSELDAKSQQIEFQKLYINTLNDTINELRGFKHDFNNIIQVIDGYLRLNNIEGLKKYHKQILGEIRKINNTMPLNSYLVNFPPLYGLLLSKMSYSEVKDIAFNISILSEIDIKNVKTLDFCKIIGILLDNAFEAASACEEKIVEFSIFRNSNNNLTLQISNSCAEYVDINKIFESGFTTKKDHSGFGLFEVKKILKKYNNVYLETSATDNYFTQKLTIS; encoded by the coding sequence ATGTTTAATATTTGGCAGCTTTTTTCCCTTATACTATTAGGAAGTGTGCAGCTTGCATTACAAAGTGCAATTATACTTGTTCTCTTTAAGAAAGAATTTAACATAAGAAAAGTAATAATTTATGCTATTACATTTACTATTCTACATCAAATACCAATATCTTTTTTCCCAATTAACAACACAGCGGTAAGTCTGGTTTTTTATATTATCATAAGTATATTCAGCATAAAGTTTATATTAGAATTCAATTATATAAGTAGTTTTTTTGCAGCTGCTCTTCTTTTTATAACTACAGCAATTATGGAATATGTGGGCATGGCTATCTTTAAGATCTCATTTGGTAATTACTTTGATAGTTTAGAATGGTCAAAGTCATTTTTTACCGCAATAATTATGAGAGCATTAGGATTAATGCTATTTTTAATGACATTTCTTATTATATATTACTTTAGAATTCAGTTAAGAGTTCCTGAGAACATGGACAAAAAAAGAATTATAGTTATAGTTATTAGTTTGTTAATGACTCTACTAATGGTGATTCCAAATATTTCATTCTTTTTACATGTTATTCCTACCGTACCTACTTCAATTTATATTTTTAATGCAGTATCTTTACTTTTCTTTTTGTTATTCAATAGTTATAGTTCAATAAAATTAAGTGAGCTTGATGCTAAATCCCAACAAATAGAGTTTCAAAAATTATACATAAATACATTAAATGATACTATAAACGAACTTAGGGGATTTAAACATGATTTTAACAATATAATACAGGTAATTGATGGATACTTGCGATTAAATAATATAGAAGGGTTGAAAAAATACCATAAACAGATTCTGGGAGAGATAAGGAAAATAAATAATACAATGCCTTTAAACTCATACTTAGTTAATTTTCCACCTCTTTATGGTCTTCTTTTGTCTAAGATGTCTTATTCAGAGGTAAAAGACATAGCATTTAATATTAGTATATTATCTGAAATAGATATTAAAAATGTTAAAACACTGGATTTTTGTAAGATTATAGGTATATTATTAGATAATGCTTTTGAAGCTGCATCTGCGTGTGAGGAAAAAATAGTGGAATTTTCGATCTTTAGAAATAGTAATAATAATTTAACCCTTCAGATAAGTAATTCCTGCGCTGAATACGTAGATATCAATAAAATATTCGAATCAGGTTTTACTACTAAAAAAGATCATTCAGGCTTTGGTTTATTTGAAGTTAAGAAAATATTAAAAAAGTATAATAATGTTTATTTAGAAACTTCAGCAACTGATAATTATTTTACACAGAAATTAACAATATCATAG
- a CDS encoding DUF3787 domain-containing protein, whose translation MSENKYKSKNNRMPIEKHDTAAWANICKMKPVSNVNIPDEVQIRNAKEYVDSNQK comes from the coding sequence ATGTCTGAAAACAAATACAAAAGTAAAAATAATCGAATGCCAATTGAAAAGCACGATACAGCAGCCTGGGCAAATATTTGCAAGATGAAGCCGGTTTCAAATGTTAATATTCCTGATGAGGTACAAATCAGAAATGCAAAAGAATATGTTGACTCAAACCAGAAATAA
- the nifJ gene encoding pyruvate:ferredoxin (flavodoxin) oxidoreductase: MQRMETMDGNQAAAYASYALTEVAAIFPITPSTPMAEGIDEWSAHGMKNIFGQRVKVIEMQSEAGAAAAMRGSLQSGALASTYTASQGLLLMIPSLYKMAGELLPGVLHVAARAIATHALSIYGDHQDVMACRQTGVAMLASSSVQEVMDLGVIAHLSAIRSRIPFIHFFDGFRTSHEYQKIGVIEYETIKQFADYNAVEEFRKRSLNPEHPVVRGTTQNPDIYFQQRESSNPFYRAVPNIVQEYMDKLGEITGRKYKLFDYYGPDNAEYIIIAMGSACDTICETVDYLNAKGEKAGMVNVHLYRPFSEAHLLNVIPDTVKKIAVLDRTKEPGAPGEPLYLDVVKAFKNHKNRPLIVGGRYGLSSKDTRPSQIISVFNNLKSDNPKDGFTIGIVDDVTFTSLPEEEMINTAPRGTISCKFWGLGSDGTIGANKSAIKIIGDNTDMHVQAYFSYDSKKSGGTTISHLRFGQKPIRSPYLVYNADYIACHNKAFVYQYDLLKGLRKGGTFVLTCPWTPDELEEKLPAPMKRYIAENDINFYIIDAMAIASEIGLGNRINMIMQAVFFKLANVIPFEDALEYLKNSVEKMYGKKGQDIVDMNIAAIDKAVEALIKVEVPSSWLEAKDEEGCIKDEPDFVKNIQKPMARHEGDELPVSAFKGMEDGTFPLGTTAYEKRGIAPMIPEWQIDKCIQCNQCSYICPHATIRPFLLDEEEVKRKPDTFKTKKATGKGLEHLQYRIQVSPLDCTGCGNCADICPAKGKALIMKPAEQEIEMESENWEFAMTLTAKDDIISRNTIKGSQFVRPLLEFNGACPGCGETPYIKLLTQLFGDRMVISNATGCSSIWGASAPSIAYTTNAEGRGPAWINPLFEDAAEFGYGMYLGAKQIRDRLAELMEQAINSPIETIIKDAFKEWLDHMNDGEGSKKAAGKILKALEGYNYKGNKLIEEIMEKKDYLVKSSFWAIGGDGWSYDIGFGGLDHVLAMGDDINIFVMDTEVYSNTGGQCSKSTHTAAVAKLAAAGKKLRKKDLGLIAMSYGYVYVAQIAMGADMNQAIKAIIEAENYKGPSLIIAYSPCISHGIKTGMGTSIMEEKKAVEAGYWHLYRYNPDLRKEGKNPFILDSKEPTKDYKEFIHGEVRYSQLMNVFPDIAGEMFELSRQHAAERYRKYKMLAEHGLL, translated from the coding sequence ATGCAGAGAATGGAGACTATGGATGGTAATCAGGCTGCAGCTTATGCATCATATGCACTAACGGAAGTGGCAGCCATATTTCCAATAACACCGTCAACACCAATGGCAGAAGGGATAGACGAATGGTCAGCCCATGGAATGAAAAATATATTTGGGCAACGGGTAAAGGTAATTGAGATGCAGTCGGAAGCAGGAGCAGCGGCTGCAATGAGAGGTTCTCTTCAGTCAGGTGCCTTAGCTTCAACATATACAGCATCCCAGGGACTTCTATTGATGATCCCCAGCCTGTATAAAATGGCCGGAGAGCTTTTGCCGGGAGTTCTGCACGTCGCGGCAAGAGCTATCGCTACCCATGCGTTATCAATATATGGAGATCATCAGGATGTAATGGCATGCCGTCAGACCGGAGTAGCAATGCTTGCTTCTTCCAGTGTACAGGAAGTAATGGATCTGGGGGTTATTGCACATTTGTCGGCAATCAGGTCAAGGATTCCATTCATTCACTTTTTTGACGGGTTCAGGACTTCCCATGAATATCAAAAAATCGGTGTCATTGAATACGAGACTATAAAACAGTTTGCAGACTATAATGCTGTTGAAGAGTTCAGAAAAAGATCTCTAAATCCTGAACATCCTGTGGTAAGGGGTACTACCCAAAACCCTGATATCTATTTCCAGCAAAGAGAAAGTTCAAATCCTTTCTATAGGGCAGTACCAAATATTGTACAGGAGTATATGGATAAACTTGGAGAAATTACCGGAAGAAAATATAAGCTGTTTGATTATTATGGCCCGGATAATGCTGAATATATCATAATAGCCATGGGCTCAGCCTGCGATACTATATGTGAAACCGTTGACTATTTGAATGCAAAGGGCGAAAAAGCAGGGATGGTAAATGTTCATCTTTACAGGCCCTTTTCTGAAGCTCACCTGCTGAATGTAATTCCTGATACGGTGAAAAAAATAGCTGTACTGGACAGGACAAAAGAGCCTGGTGCACCGGGAGAGCCATTATATTTGGATGTAGTTAAGGCTTTTAAAAATCATAAAAACAGACCCCTTATAGTCGGAGGAAGATACGGGCTTTCCTCCAAAGATACCAGGCCCTCACAAATTATATCAGTATTCAACAACCTGAAAAGTGATAATCCAAAAGATGGCTTTACAATTGGTATAGTAGATGATGTTACTTTTACATCACTGCCTGAAGAGGAAATGATTAATACTGCTCCCAGGGGGACAATCAGCTGCAAATTCTGGGGCCTTGGATCAGATGGTACAATTGGAGCCAATAAGAGTGCCATCAAAATAATCGGAGATAACACAGACATGCATGTACAGGCATATTTTTCTTATGACAGCAAGAAGTCAGGAGGCACTACCATTTCTCATTTAAGGTTCGGACAAAAGCCTATCAGGTCACCCTATCTTGTATATAATGCAGATTATATTGCCTGCCATAATAAAGCTTTTGTATACCAGTATGACCTTCTAAAGGGTTTGAGGAAGGGAGGAACATTCGTACTTACATGTCCCTGGACACCAGATGAGCTGGAAGAGAAGCTTCCAGCCCCTATGAAAAGATATATAGCAGAGAACGATATAAATTTTTACATTATAGATGCTATGGCAATAGCCTCAGAGATAGGCCTTGGCAACAGGATTAACATGATCATGCAGGCAGTTTTCTTTAAACTTGCCAATGTTATTCCCTTTGAGGATGCACTGGAATACCTGAAGAACTCTGTTGAGAAGATGTATGGTAAAAAAGGGCAGGATATCGTAGATATGAATATAGCTGCTATCGATAAAGCTGTTGAGGCGTTGATAAAAGTTGAAGTACCTTCATCCTGGCTGGAAGCAAAAGATGAAGAAGGATGTATTAAGGATGAGCCTGATTTTGTGAAAAATATTCAAAAACCTATGGCCAGACATGAAGGAGATGAACTTCCTGTAAGTGCATTTAAAGGAATGGAAGACGGCACATTCCCTCTTGGCACTACTGCTTATGAAAAACGTGGCATAGCACCCATGATTCCGGAGTGGCAGATTGATAAATGCATACAATGCAACCAGTGCTCTTATATATGTCCCCACGCAACAATAAGGCCTTTTCTGCTGGATGAGGAAGAAGTAAAGCGCAAACCTGATACTTTCAAGACAAAAAAGGCTACAGGAAAAGGACTGGAACACTTACAGTATCGTATTCAGGTTTCGCCGCTGGATTGTACAGGCTGCGGGAACTGCGCGGATATCTGTCCTGCAAAAGGAAAAGCTCTTATCATGAAGCCTGCAGAGCAGGAAATAGAAATGGAATCAGAAAACTGGGAGTTTGCCATGACTCTTACTGCAAAAGATGACATAATTAGCCGTAATACAATAAAAGGCAGCCAATTTGTAAGGCCTTTGCTTGAATTTAACGGTGCATGCCCCGGATGTGGTGAAACACCTTATATTAAACTTCTTACGCAACTTTTTGGAGACAGGATGGTTATATCTAATGCCACAGGTTGTTCATCCATATGGGGTGCTTCTGCTCCATCCATAGCCTACACTACTAATGCGGAAGGCAGGGGGCCGGCATGGATAAATCCCCTGTTTGAGGATGCTGCGGAATTCGGTTACGGAATGTATCTTGGAGCAAAGCAGATAAGAGATAGGCTTGCTGAGTTAATGGAGCAGGCAATTAATTCGCCTATCGAAACAATAATTAAAGATGCTTTCAAGGAATGGCTGGATCATATGAATGACGGAGAGGGGTCAAAGAAGGCTGCCGGCAAGATACTAAAAGCACTGGAAGGATATAATTATAAAGGTAATAAGCTTATTGAAGAGATAATGGAAAAGAAAGATTACTTGGTAAAAAGTTCTTTCTGGGCCATCGGAGGTGACGGCTGGTCTTATGATATTGGTTTTGGAGGGCTTGACCATGTTTTGGCAATGGGTGACGATATAAACATATTTGTAATGGATACCGAGGTATACTCAAATACCGGAGGACAGTGCTCAAAATCTACTCATACAGCCGCTGTTGCCAAGCTGGCTGCAGCAGGGAAAAAGCTGAGGAAAAAAGACCTGGGACTAATAGCCATGAGCTATGGCTATGTTTATGTAGCCCAGATAGCTATGGGAGCAGATATGAATCAGGCCATAAAAGCTATAATTGAAGCTGAGAATTATAAAGGACCGTCCCTCATTATTGCATATTCACCTTGCATAAGTCATGGGATAAAAACAGGTATGGGGACAAGCATTATGGAAGAAAAGAAAGCAGTGGAAGCAGGATATTGGCATCTCTACAGGTATAATCCGGATTTAAGAAAGGAAGGCAAAAATCCCTTTATACTTGACTCAAAAGAACCTACCAAGGATTATAAAGAGTTCATCCATGGAGAGGTGCGTTATTCTCAGCTTATGAATGTATTTCCTGATATTGCAGGTGAAATGTTTGAGCTTTCAAGGCAGCATGCAGCTGAAAGATATAGGAAATATAAGATGTTAGCAGAACATGGCCTGTTATAG
- a CDS encoding YjbQ family protein, protein MEFKVFQKEIELQSRGWIPTFHDVTKEVVEIVKASGIKNGTVSIVSHHTTCSVMVQECSHDLDTFDLEYLQHDLLDIMRKLIPDYTEEGQYRHPGPIHAQFARNVGEPGNYTSMNTDAHLRSVFFGRSETMTIKDGKLDGGEFAHIYFIDWDHVRARRRQVNVTVMGTTEDVGDRKWNNGEVVNTLRKFTEEETAYDPRFDLQLKR, encoded by the coding sequence ATGGAATTTAAAGTATTTCAAAAAGAAATCGAATTACAATCAAGAGGTTGGATTCCAACTTTTCATGACGTTACAAAGGAAGTAGTTGAAATTGTAAAGGCTTCTGGAATAAAAAATGGTACAGTAAGTATTGTATCCCATCATACTACATGTTCGGTCATGGTTCAGGAATGCTCCCATGATCTTGATACCTTTGATCTTGAATATCTGCAGCATGACCTTCTTGACATTATGCGTAAATTGATTCCTGATTATACAGAAGAAGGTCAGTATCGTCATCCTGGTCCAATTCATGCACAGTTTGCCCGTAATGTTGGTGAACCCGGCAACTATACCAGCATGAATACTGATGCTCATCTGCGTTCTGTTTTCTTTGGACGTAGCGAGACAATGACCATAAAAGATGGTAAATTAGATGGTGGCGAATTTGCACACATTTACTTCATAGACTGGGACCATGTACGTGCACGTCGCAGACAGGTAAATGTTACTGTTATGGGAACTACAGAAGATGTTGGAGATCGTAAATGGAACAACGGTGAAGTAGTTAATACTTTGCGTAAATTCACTGAAGAAGAGACAGCTTATGATCCCCGCTTTGATTTGCAACTCAAGAGATAA
- a CDS encoding MATE family efflux transporter, with product MRSIIGATMKSNILANPFRLKQEGIFTDKMIASLLIPILIEEIMIAVITIADTAMVASVGETAVAGISLVATVNNLIKQMLVALATGCGVVIAQYIGKKDLTEAGNAMKTGLYSILFLSFSVSLVSFIFKRSFLSAMFGHVEEDVFKNALLYFSLSLVSYPFLAIYHVGAASFRAMGNSRIPMFCSFMMMGMDLLIKAILIYGFKIGVAGAGISTITATAFVSGIMLLFMTSYKNTVRIKDIIKINVDFPMIKRILGIGIPNSIEKGFFQFGLLILQRLTASFGTAALAANAIAKSLTPISYTLGATFSLGIINIVGQCMGAKKTEQAVMYTKHMLKINYILGFIVNACCIIFAPAILKGYNLSEEAYKLSYIVFSMYCTGSMIIYPLSTVLPFALRGAGDTKFTMMVSTISMFGARIGLAYVFARGMGMGLIGVWLSMVTEWIAKGIVFLLRFNGGKWKEIKVV from the coding sequence ATGAGGTCTATTATTGGAGCAACAATGAAGTCTAATATATTGGCAAATCCATTCAGGCTTAAGCAGGAAGGCATATTCACAGATAAGATGATTGCCAGCTTGCTTATTCCTATTCTGATAGAAGAAATTATGATAGCGGTAATTACCATTGCTGATACGGCCATGGTGGCATCAGTTGGGGAAACGGCAGTAGCAGGTATTTCACTTGTCGCAACCGTAAATAACCTTATAAAACAGATGTTGGTAGCACTTGCAACAGGATGCGGTGTTGTTATTGCTCAGTACATAGGTAAAAAAGACCTTACCGAAGCAGGCAATGCCATGAAAACAGGGCTTTACAGCATACTTTTTTTATCATTTTCAGTAAGCCTGGTATCTTTTATTTTTAAAAGATCTTTTCTATCGGCTATGTTTGGACATGTTGAAGAAGATGTTTTTAAAAATGCCCTTTTGTATTTTTCCTTATCCCTGGTTTCATATCCTTTTTTGGCTATTTACCACGTTGGCGCAGCTTCATTCAGGGCAATGGGTAATAGCCGGATTCCTATGTTCTGTTCCTTTATGATGATGGGAATGGACCTCTTAATAAAAGCCATATTGATATATGGATTTAAAATAGGTGTTGCAGGGGCAGGTATTTCCACCATTACGGCAACAGCTTTTGTGTCTGGAATTATGCTGTTATTCATGACTTCATATAAAAATACTGTAAGAATAAAAGATATTATAAAAATCAATGTTGATTTCCCGATGATTAAGAGAATTCTGGGAATAGGCATCCCAAATAGTATTGAAAAAGGATTTTTTCAGTTTGGTCTCCTGATTTTACAAAGACTTACTGCAAGTTTCGGAACAGCTGCTCTTGCAGCTAATGCAATTGCCAAAAGTCTGACTCCTATATCATACACCCTCGGGGCTACCTTTTCACTTGGTATAATTAACATTGTAGGACAGTGCATGGGTGCTAAAAAAACAGAGCAGGCAGTTATGTATACAAAGCATATGTTGAAAATTAATTATATTTTAGGCTTTATTGTTAATGCCTGCTGCATAATATTTGCTCCAGCTATTCTAAAGGGATACAACCTTTCAGAGGAAGCCTATAAACTTTCCTATATCGTATTTTCCATGTATTGCACAGGATCTATGATTATATATCCCCTGAGTACCGTTCTTCCTTTTGCTTTAAGAGGCGCAGGGGACACCAAATTTACCATGATGGTTTCCACTATATCAATGTTTGGCGCAAGGATAGGTCTTGCCTATGTTTTTGCCAGAGGAATGGGCATGGGCCTTATTGGTGTATGGCTTTCCATGGTGACAGAATGGATTGCAAAAGGTATTGTATTTCTGCTCAGGTTTAATGGCGGGAAATGGAAAGAAATCAAGGTTGTTTAG
- a CDS encoding EamA family transporter, whose protein sequence is MVYFVLTALMFSVFEVTSKNLEISPYSLTALRFFIGGITILPFSLVQYSKSISKINLKGFVKIWMLGLLLMSSCILLQIALVNTTVSLCVFIYCLNAVFGTFTGWIILKQRPPKSIWITCIISLIGLVILIEPFKFGINIYAVAALASSILFSLFNTLMFKARGIYGNLITTSISFLTGAATLGIILFLTGESLVAGVNGSNIFRILFIGIICSGTVYLAYYKTMEVTSVSLASTVFLIKPVIATLLSVVFLKEKLTGAFYAGSVLIFIGVSITIASKLIQNRKVQQIQQNRNHNESKIQS, encoded by the coding sequence ATGGTGTATTTTGTTTTAACAGCCCTGATGTTTTCAGTATTTGAGGTAACATCCAAGAACCTTGAAATATCTCCTTACAGTTTAACAGCCTTGAGGTTTTTTATTGGAGGAATAACAATTCTTCCATTTTCTTTAGTTCAGTATAGTAAGAGCATCAGCAAAATCAATCTGAAAGGTTTTGTAAAGATATGGATGCTTGGATTGCTGTTAATGTCAAGTTGTATATTACTGCAAATTGCTCTTGTTAACACCACGGTATCTTTATGCGTTTTCATTTATTGTTTAAACGCTGTATTTGGAACTTTCACGGGATGGATAATATTAAAGCAGCGTCCTCCTAAGAGTATATGGATAACTTGTATTATATCTCTGATAGGATTAGTAATTTTAATTGAACCTTTTAAGTTCGGTATAAATATATATGCTGTAGCAGCACTTGCTTCAAGTATATTATTTTCATTATTCAATACTTTAATGTTTAAAGCCCGGGGAATATATGGTAACCTTATAACAACTTCTATCAGCTTTTTAACCGGTGCAGCTACTCTTGGAATAATTCTTTTTCTAACAGGTGAAAGCCTGGTTGCAGGTGTTAACGGATCGAATATATTTAGGATTCTTTTTATAGGAATAATATGTTCAGGAACTGTCTACCTGGCATATTACAAAACCATGGAAGTTACTTCTGTAAGCCTGGCCAGTACTGTTTTTTTGATTAAGCCTGTAATTGCCACGCTTCTTTCTGTTGTTTTTCTGAAAGAAAAACTGACAGGGGCATTTTATGCAGGTTCTGTTCTGATTTTTATTGGTGTTTCCATTACTATTGCCTCTAAATTAATACAAAACAGAAAAGTACAACAAATCCAACAAAATAGAAACCATAACGAAAGCAAAATACAATCATAA